One region of Primulina tabacum isolate GXHZ01 chromosome 17, ASM2559414v2, whole genome shotgun sequence genomic DNA includes:
- the LOC142530420 gene encoding uncharacterized protein LOC142530420: MLVKAARIWWEATKVTVNVQELKWNEFKDLFYAKYFSSEVKAKKMKEFLELRQDAMSVMQYTLKFEEGCVFFPFIAENDKDKGDHFLRGLKPEIRRDVHMSKVVKYQDIVERALLAEHDEQEIEKERQLRRQAFQVRGQGASANIRGGHKGKGKMEQCSKPHVPSSDTERPVCPKCGKPHKGKGKVQGRIFAMTKESVNLDSSVISGFSMGIPIISCLQANKLLHKGCTGFLASVVDVRKKSNLQLQDIDVVQDYPEVFADDVPGLPPDREVEFVIDLIPGTSPISKAPYRMAPTEMKELKTQLQELLDKGFIRPSSSLWGAPVLFVKKKDGSLRLCIDYRELNKVAFLGHIVSKEGISVDPSKIESIKKWSIPKTVLEVRSFLGLAGYYRRFIADFSKIALPLTSLTRKSIKFEWTIECQQAFQTLKDKLTSAPVLVLPCGTEDFVVYTDASKHGLGAILMQRGKEQQLDVQLLELKRKSDLTGVSEFGSNRDGLFTFRVKICVPIGDDIRKDVLLEAHTSPYSVHPDSTKMYQDLRRLYWWPG; the protein is encoded by the exons atgTTGGTCAAAGCTGCTCGTATTTGGTGGGAAGCCACCAAGGTGACAGTTAATGTTCAAGAATTAAAATGGAAtgagtttaaagatttattctacgCCAAATATTTCTCAAGCGAAGTCAAGGCCAAGAAGATGAAAGAATTTCTTGAATTAAGGCAAGATGCTATGTCCGTTATGCAGTATACGTTGAAGTTTGAAGAAGGATGTGTATTTTTCCCTTTTATTGCTGAAAACGATAAGGATAAAGGAGACCATTTCCTTCGGGGTTTGAAGCCAGAGATTCGAAGAGATGTTCATATGTCCAAAGTGGTGAAATATCAAGACATAGTTGAGCGAGCTTTGCTTGCTGAGCATGACGAGCAAGAGATAGAGAAAGAGAGACAGTTGAGGAGGCAAGCTTTTCAAGTTAGAGGACAAGGTGCAAGTGCAAATATTCGTGGTGGTCACAAAGGTAAGGGTAAGATGGAGCAGTGCTCTAAACCTCATGTGCCTTCTTCTGATACTGAGCGACCAGTTTGTCCTAAGTGTGGAAAGCCACACAAGG GAAAAGGAAAAGTTCAAGGCAGAATTTTTGCTATGACGAAGGAAAGTGTTAAtcttgattcttctgtgatatCAG GCTTTTCGATGGGTATTCCTATTATTTCATGCCTTCAAGCTAATAAGTTGTTGCACAAAGGTTGTACGGGTTTTCTAGCTTCAGTGGTTGATGTGCGAAAGAAAAGTAATTTGCAATTACAGGATATTGATGTGGTTCAGGATTATCCTGAAGTTTTTGCTGATGATGTGCCTGGATTACCACCTgatcgagaggtggagtttgttaTTGATTTAATTCCAGGTACATCTCCAATTTCCAaggctccatacagaatggctcctactgaaatgaaagaattgaagactcAATTGCAGGAgctattagataaaggttttatccGACCTAGTTCCTCACtgtggggagctccagttttgttcgtaaagaagaaggatggatcATTGCGattatgtattgactaccgagaACTCAATAAG gtggcatttttgggtcatattgtGTCAAAAGAAGGAATTTCGGTAGATCCTTCTAAGATTGAATCTATCAAGAAATGGTCCATTCCAAAGACAGTTTTAGAAGTACggagttttcttgggttggcagggtATTACCGACGGTTCATAGCCGACTTTTCAAAGATAGCTTTGCCATTGACAAGTTTGACACGGAAATCTATCAAGTTCGAATGGACCATTGAGTGCCAACAAGCGTTTCAAacattgaaagataagttgacttcTGCCCCTGTATTAGTACTTCCTTGTGGTACTGAAGATTTTGTTGTGTATACAGATGCTTCCAAGCATGGATTAGGTGCCATattgatgcagcgtgggaaa gaacAACAGCTAGATGTTCAGTTATTAGAGTTGAAGAGGAAAAGTGATCTGACAGGAGTTTCTGAGTTTGGGTCGAATCGTGATGGGTTATTTACATTTCGAGTTAAAATATGTGTTCCTATAGGTGATGACATTCGAAAAGATGTACTTCTTGAAGCTCATACATCGCCATATTCTGTACATCCCgatagtaccaagatgtaccaaGATCTTCGACGTCtttactggtggccag Gttaa